The following proteins are encoded in a genomic region of bacterium:
- a CDS encoding leucyl aminopeptidase encodes MRVTLADTLPAATPCDLLALPVSEPGTLGGDAAAVDKQLGGRLANAARADGFTGKRGRTLLLHTLDAPFRRTLLVGTGNGRDAEAVRRFAAVAARQAGGVQAGRLAIAVPAGEPAGAAGSPAERVRAAAEGAGLAGYRFDKYRTAEDKGPDDAVLLAQGDRKALEGAVGLAGIAVAATCRARDLVNEPANVITPAALADLARDIAKRDGLGCRVIELDEARKMGMGLFAAVAAGSDQPPKFIVLDYKPASGARDSRTVALCGKGITFDTGGYSIKTASGMATMKTDMAGAAAVLGAMGALKELAVPVRVLGIAVATENMISGRATRPGDIVRGLGGKTVEINNTDAEGRLVLGDAVAYAVREGVSEIIDLATLTGACVVALGDHTAGLMANDQPLADRLLAAATASGEQLWQLPMYEEYAEAMRGEFTDLKNSAGRAAGAERGASFIAAFAGTTPWAHLDIAGPAFAEDRKGPPYVALGGTGYGVRTLLRYLEAAGR; translated from the coding sequence ATGCGCGTGACGCTCGCCGATACACTCCCGGCCGCCACCCCCTGCGATCTCCTGGCGCTACCGGTGTCCGAACCCGGCACGCTCGGCGGGGACGCGGCCGCGGTCGACAAGCAGCTCGGCGGCCGGCTCGCGAATGCGGCCCGCGCCGACGGCTTCACCGGGAAGCGGGGTCGGACGCTGCTGTTGCACACGCTCGACGCGCCGTTCCGGCGCACGCTGCTTGTGGGGACGGGAAACGGCCGCGATGCCGAGGCCGTGCGCCGGTTCGCGGCGGTGGCGGCGCGACAGGCCGGCGGCGTGCAGGCGGGGCGGCTGGCGATCGCGGTACCCGCCGGTGAGCCGGCCGGCGCGGCCGGCTCCCCCGCCGAGCGCGTGCGCGCGGCGGCCGAAGGCGCCGGTCTCGCCGGCTACCGGTTCGACAAGTATCGCACAGCTGAGGACAAAGGACCCGACGACGCGGTCCTCCTCGCGCAGGGTGATCGCAAGGCGCTCGAAGGCGCGGTGGGCCTCGCCGGGATCGCGGTCGCTGCTACGTGCCGCGCCCGCGACCTCGTGAACGAGCCGGCCAACGTCATCACGCCGGCTGCGCTCGCGGACCTCGCGCGCGACATCGCGAAGCGCGACGGGCTCGGCTGCCGGGTGATTGAGCTCGACGAGGCGCGCAAGATGGGAATGGGTCTCTTCGCCGCCGTCGCCGCCGGGAGCGACCAGCCGCCGAAGTTCATCGTGCTCGACTACAAACCGGCGTCCGGCGCGCGGGATTCGCGAACGGTGGCGCTGTGCGGCAAGGGCATCACCTTCGATACCGGCGGGTACTCGATCAAGACCGCGAGCGGCATGGCGACGATGAAAACCGACATGGCCGGCGCGGCCGCGGTCCTAGGGGCGATGGGCGCCCTGAAGGAGCTCGCGGTGCCGGTGCGTGTGCTCGGCATCGCCGTCGCCACGGAGAACATGATCAGCGGCCGCGCGACACGGCCCGGCGACATCGTCCGCGGCCTCGGCGGCAAGACGGTGGAGATCAACAACACGGACGCGGAGGGCCGGCTGGTCCTCGGTGATGCCGTCGCTTACGCCGTCCGGGAGGGCGTGAGCGAGATCATCGATCTTGCAACGCTGACCGGGGCCTGCGTCGTCGCGCTCGGCGACCACACCGCCGGGCTGATGGCGAACGATCAACCGCTCGCCGACCGCCTGCTGGCCGCCGCGACGGCCTCCGGCGAGCAGCTCTGGCAGCTGCCGATGTACGAGGAGTACGCCGAGGCGATGCGCGGTGAGTTCACCGACCTCAAGAACTCGGCTGGCCGGGCAGCGGGCGCCGAGCGCGGCGCGTCGTTCATCGCCGCCTTCGCCGGAACGACCCCCTGGGCGCACCTCGACATCGCCGGCCCCGCTTTCGCGGAGGACCGCAAAGGTCCGCCGTACGTGGCGCTCGGCGGGACCGGGTACGGGGTGCGGACCCTGCTGCGCTACTTGGAGGCCGCCGGCAGGTAA
- the speD gene encoding adenosylmethionine decarboxylase, whose translation MDTVGHHYIVEGSGCNPDVISRVEQVEQVLVRAAEAADVQIWSISFHRFRPMGVSGVVVISESHLSVHTWPEVGYVALDIFTCGDRAKPEAAVQHALKAFGATNMHITEVTRGLQEGDKVFFHSMITWEERLPENLMNHERKRRRPARRRRAKVMSTS comes from the coding sequence GTGGACACGGTCGGGCACCACTACATCGTCGAAGGCTCGGGCTGTAACCCCGACGTGATCAGCCGGGTGGAACAGGTCGAGCAGGTGCTCGTCCGCGCGGCTGAAGCCGCCGACGTGCAGATCTGGTCCATCTCATTTCACCGGTTCCGGCCGATGGGCGTCAGCGGCGTCGTCGTGATCTCGGAGTCGCATTTGTCCGTGCACACATGGCCGGAGGTCGGCTACGTCGCCCTCGATATCTTCACCTGCGGCGACCGGGCGAAGCCTGAGGCCGCGGTGCAGCACGCGCTGAAGGCTTTCGGCGCGACCAACATGCATATCACCGAGGTTACGCGCGGGCTGCAGGAAGGCGACAAGGTGTTCTTCCACAGCATGATCACGTGGGAGGAGCGCCTGCCGGAAAACCTGATGAACCACGAGCGCAAGCGCCGGCGTCCCGCGCGGCGACGTCGCGCGAAGGTGATGTCGACGTCGTAG
- a CDS encoding alanyl-tRNA editing protein — MYSSTGADGPVPPGTAATERLYYNDAYRRTFLAGVLAAVPASGGRTGVVLDRTAFYPTSGGQPHDTGTVAGIPVVDVVDAGDHVVHVLEPGSAPPGVGVEVEAEIDWDRRYDYMQQHTAQHLVSAAFLQQIRAETVSVHLGDTSTVDFERAALSPDDALAVEDALAQAVYDNRAVTVRFVDADEADRLGLRRPAKRAGMLRVIEIEGLDRSACGGTHVRATGELGPILLRRWERAKGHLRVEFLAGWRALRDYRWKHGFVAEWAARLTVGDRELPGALGRLSVRLEERERALAASLKRLLAYEAAERLAAAPAGETPKVLRLEFPERDQDEVRLLLRELTSREPSVVFAGVVATGRLYFARSPGVAADMAAVLTQAARAVGGRGGGTAEAAQGTAPPAEVGRALDLAVAQMRGG; from the coding sequence ATGTATTCTAGCACAGGCGCGGACGGACCGGTGCCGCCGGGCACGGCGGCGACGGAACGGCTCTACTACAACGACGCCTACCGTCGGACGTTTCTCGCCGGTGTGCTGGCCGCCGTCCCCGCGTCCGGCGGACGGACCGGCGTTGTCCTCGACCGGACCGCGTTCTACCCGACGTCCGGCGGTCAGCCGCACGACACCGGCACCGTGGCCGGGATACCGGTCGTCGACGTGGTCGATGCCGGCGACCACGTCGTGCATGTCCTCGAGCCCGGCAGTGCGCCGCCCGGCGTCGGCGTCGAGGTGGAAGCGGAGATCGACTGGGACCGGCGGTACGACTACATGCAGCAACACACGGCGCAGCACCTGGTCTCCGCGGCCTTCCTCCAGCAAATTCGCGCCGAAACGGTGTCCGTGCATCTCGGTGATACGTCTACCGTCGACTTCGAGCGCGCCGCGCTGTCCCCGGACGACGCGCTGGCGGTCGAGGATGCACTCGCCCAGGCGGTCTACGACAACCGCGCCGTCACCGTGCGCTTCGTCGATGCGGACGAGGCGGACCGGCTCGGCCTGCGGCGTCCGGCGAAGCGTGCGGGGATGCTGCGCGTGATCGAGATCGAAGGCTTGGACCGCTCCGCGTGCGGCGGGACACACGTGAGGGCCACCGGGGAGCTCGGGCCGATCCTGCTGCGGCGTTGGGAGCGTGCGAAGGGGCATCTCCGGGTGGAGTTTTTGGCGGGCTGGCGCGCGCTTCGCGACTACCGCTGGAAGCACGGGTTCGTCGCGGAATGGGCCGCGCGTCTTACGGTGGGCGACCGCGAGCTTCCGGGGGCGTTGGGGCGGCTCAGCGTCCGGCTCGAAGAACGTGAGCGCGCGCTCGCGGCCTCGTTGAAACGCCTGCTGGCGTACGAAGCGGCGGAGCGGCTCGCCGCGGCGCCCGCGGGTGAAACGCCGAAGGTGCTTCGACTCGAGTTTCCCGAGCGGGACCAAGACGAAGTCCGGCTGCTTCTGCGCGAGCTCACCTCGCGCGAGCCCAGCGTCGTCTTCGCCGGCGTGGTCGCAACCGGGCGGCTGTATTTCGCGCGGTCTCCCGGTGTGGCGGCGGACATGGCGGCCGTGCTGACCCAGGCGGCGCGCGCGGTCGGGGGCCGGGGCGGCGGAACGGCGGAGGCGGCCCAGGGCACGGCCCCGCCGGCCGAAGTCGGCCGCGCCCTCGATCTTGCCGTCGCGCAGATGCGCGGTGGCTGA
- a CDS encoding adenine deaminase C-terminal domain-containing protein: MRRTTRTLEDLRLLLDVAAGRRAADLYLDGATLLNVYSGELYPANVAVAGGRIAYVGSNRGMIGPETQVRTYPGKILAPGYIDPHTHVTGMATPVEFAREVLRTGTTTLVADAMQLMLQTPPERLVPLLESLSAMPVRLLWAVRLHLSSHLPEEEMFSLDRVRALLELDAVRSVGEVTRWPAVYHGDEDLLRKMAAALAAGRRIDGHAPGASYDRLTALAAAGWSSDHEGITAADITNRLRAGLYTMLRHSSLRPDVPALARAITPERARAGRLMFTADGPEAATIAREGYLDHVIRQAIAAGIEPVLAYQMATIAPAAYVGLDEDLGGIAAGRRANIVVLDDLREPRPSTVFADGRIAAENGACTAPFPKIAWAEVIPRRFAPEWDPAPALFDLPAAAGPGGAAVPALVLENSVITRRQDVPAAAHDGRLALPASFVHLALVDPRGRWIVRSALGNFVQRLGGLACTFNVTAHLTVLGRDAGDMARAARRVLDLGGGIVAVEDGRTAFEFPLPIGGIMSPEPFAAVAERASALAAFLRARGYPHTDPHYTLLFLTLDSLPDVRVTYRGVWDVRRNRVITPRQDL; encoded by the coding sequence GTGAGGCGCACGACCCGCACGCTGGAAGACCTGCGGCTGCTGCTCGACGTCGCGGCCGGACGCCGGGCAGCCGATCTGTATCTCGACGGCGCGACGCTGCTCAACGTGTACAGCGGCGAGCTGTACCCCGCGAACGTGGCGGTCGCGGGCGGCCGCATCGCTTACGTCGGATCGAACCGCGGCATGATCGGGCCGGAGACGCAGGTCCGGACGTACCCCGGCAAGATCCTGGCGCCCGGCTACATCGATCCGCACACGCATGTCACGGGGATGGCGACTCCGGTCGAGTTTGCGCGCGAAGTGCTTCGAACGGGCACCACCACGCTCGTCGCCGACGCGATGCAGTTGATGCTGCAGACGCCGCCCGAGCGGCTCGTCCCGCTCCTCGAGTCGCTCTCCGCGATGCCGGTGCGCCTCTTGTGGGCGGTGCGTCTCCATCTGTCCTCGCACCTGCCGGAGGAGGAAATGTTCTCGCTGGACCGGGTGCGCGCGCTGCTCGAGCTCGACGCGGTGCGCTCGGTCGGCGAAGTCACCCGCTGGCCCGCCGTCTACCACGGCGACGAGGATCTGCTGCGGAAGATGGCCGCGGCGCTCGCGGCGGGCCGCCGCATCGACGGGCATGCGCCCGGCGCATCCTACGACCGGCTCACGGCGCTGGCCGCGGCCGGCTGGTCGTCCGACCACGAAGGGATCACCGCCGCCGATATCACGAACCGGCTGCGGGCCGGCCTTTACACGATGCTGCGGCACTCGTCGCTGCGCCCGGACGTCCCGGCGCTGGCGCGGGCGATTACGCCGGAGCGCGCGCGGGCGGGCCGGCTGATGTTCACCGCGGACGGCCCGGAAGCCGCGACGATCGCGCGGGAGGGCTATCTCGACCACGTGATCCGGCAGGCGATCGCCGCCGGGATCGAGCCGGTGCTCGCCTATCAGATGGCGACGATCGCGCCGGCGGCGTACGTCGGACTCGACGAGGACCTCGGCGGCATTGCGGCCGGCCGGCGCGCCAACATCGTCGTGCTCGACGACCTCCGGGAGCCGCGCCCGTCGACGGTCTTCGCGGACGGCCGGATCGCGGCCGAGAACGGCGCATGCACGGCGCCGTTTCCGAAGATCGCGTGGGCCGAGGTCATTCCGCGGCGCTTCGCGCCGGAATGGGATCCGGCGCCGGCGTTGTTCGACCTTCCCGCGGCCGCCGGTCCCGGCGGCGCGGCGGTGCCCGCGCTCGTCCTCGAGAACAGCGTGATCACGCGCCGCCAGGACGTGCCCGCCGCGGCGCACGACGGCCGCCTCGCGCTCCCGGCATCCTTCGTCCACCTCGCTCTCGTCGACCCGCGCGGACGGTGGATCGTTCGCAGCGCGCTCGGCAACTTCGTCCAGCGCCTCGGCGGCCTCGCCTGCACGTTCAACGTCACCGCGCATCTGACCGTGCTCGGCCGGGACGCTGGCGACATGGCGCGGGCGGCCCGCCGCGTCCTCGACCTCGGCGGCGGCATCGTCGCGGTCGAGGACGGCCGCACGGCGTTCGAATTTCCGCTGCCGATCGGCGGCATCATGTCGCCCGAGCCCTTCGCCGCGGTCGCCGAACGGGCATCGGCGCTCGCCGCCTTCCTCCGGGCGCGGGGGTACCCGCACACGGACCCGCACTATACGTTGCTGTTCCTGACCCTCGACTCGCTGCCCGACGTGCGGGTGACTTATCGCGGAGTATGGGACGTGAGACGGAACAGAGTGATCACACCGAGACAAGATCTATAG
- a CDS encoding cupin domain-containing protein has product MSNEQAAPETKGVTVKLLATVDLGPEIEGMAGRRLRMRMVTMEPGGVFGPIHDHKDRPGTVYILQGTITDHRNGVATDYGPGVGWPEDRHTTHWLENRGTIPAVEISVDIVRQA; this is encoded by the coding sequence ATGAGCAACGAACAGGCGGCGCCTGAGACGAAGGGTGTTACGGTGAAATTGCTGGCAACCGTTGACCTTGGGCCGGAGATCGAGGGCATGGCTGGGCGCCGGCTTCGAATGCGCATGGTGACCATGGAGCCTGGAGGCGTCTTCGGCCCGATTCACGACCATAAAGACAGACCGGGCACCGTCTACATACTGCAAGGAACGATCACCGACCATCGAAACGGCGTCGCGACGGATTACGGGCCGGGAGTGGGCTGGCCCGAGGATAGGCACACCACACACTGGCTTGAGAACCGAGGAACGATTCCGGCTGTGGAGATCTCGGTCGACATAGTCAGACAAGCGTGA
- a CDS encoding small multi-drug export protein codes for MLIRFVHVMVLSVVPWVELRLAIPYGIARGLSPAIAFCAAVLASWIMIIPAFVALDLFYERLLSRSAFVRRLIQEVRHRGRKYVERWGVVGVGIYVSLPFPGPGIYSGAVLAWTFGLPRRQAVAALAVGVLVSAFLVTLISTGLIAVIRRFV; via the coding sequence ATGCTCATTAGGTTCGTTCACGTGATGGTGCTGTCGGTCGTGCCCTGGGTCGAGCTGCGGCTCGCCATCCCGTACGGGATCGCCCGCGGGCTGTCCCCGGCGATCGCGTTCTGTGCCGCAGTGCTCGCAAGCTGGATCATGATCATCCCGGCGTTCGTGGCGCTGGACCTCTTCTACGAGCGGCTGCTGTCGCGGTCCGCGTTCGTGCGGCGCCTGATCCAGGAAGTCCGGCACCGCGGACGAAAATATGTGGAGCGGTGGGGGGTCGTCGGCGTGGGCATCTACGTCAGCCTGCCGTTTCCCGGACCCGGAATCTATTCGGGCGCCGTCCTCGCCTGGACGTTCGGCCTGCCGCGGCGTCAGGCGGTCGCCGCGCTGGCGGTGGGCGTGCTGGTCAGCGCCTTTCTGGTCACCCTGATCAGCACCGGCCTCATCGCGGTCATCAGACGGTTCGTGTGA
- a CDS encoding ArgE/DapE family deacylase, with amino-acid sequence MTASMRPRVRPEAVIELAERLVAVPSVNPLLVPDGEGEAEIATTLAAACRALDLEVTLPEALPGRPNVVAVLRGADPRRGRSLMLNGHTDTVGAAGMEAPFSPERRGDRLYGRGAYDMKASLAAMVGAVAALREAGIVPLGDVVLTFVIDEEYLSAGTEAVARRCRTDGAVVTEPTAMRLCLAHKGFVWARIRTEGRAAHGSDPVAGVDAIAHMGRVLAAIDRLDREVLPVAVHPLVGRPSVHASLIQGGEGLSTYPPACTLDVERRTLPGETAAGAQRELTAILEGLRAVDPAFRATLEITGSRPGLQVEPQAPIVRALEDACRRVTGQSPPHIGVAYWCDAALLAQHGVPAVVFGPSGEGAHAAVEYVDLPSVVTCAQVYAETIAAFCGTGDGAADAPL; translated from the coding sequence GTGACCGCGTCCATGCGTCCCCGCGTCCGACCGGAGGCCGTGATCGAGTTGGCGGAACGGCTGGTCGCCGTCCCTTCGGTCAATCCGCTCCTGGTGCCGGACGGCGAAGGTGAGGCCGAGATCGCGACGACGCTGGCCGCGGCCTGCCGCGCGCTCGATCTCGAGGTCACGCTGCCGGAGGCGCTGCCCGGCCGGCCCAACGTCGTCGCGGTCCTGCGGGGCGCCGATCCCCGCCGCGGCCGATCACTGATGTTGAACGGCCATACCGACACCGTCGGCGCGGCCGGCATGGAGGCGCCGTTTTCCCCGGAGCGCCGGGGCGACCGCCTGTATGGGCGCGGCGCCTACGACATGAAGGCCAGCCTCGCCGCGATGGTCGGCGCGGTGGCCGCGCTTCGCGAGGCCGGCATCGTCCCCCTCGGCGACGTCGTCCTGACCTTCGTCATCGACGAAGAGTACCTGAGCGCGGGCACAGAGGCGGTCGCGCGCCGCTGCCGGACCGACGGCGCGGTTGTGACCGAGCCCACCGCGATGCGTCTGTGCCTCGCGCACAAAGGCTTCGTGTGGGCGCGCATCCGCACCGAGGGACGGGCCGCGCACGGCAGCGATCCCGTCGCCGGCGTGGACGCCATCGCTCACATGGGCCGCGTGCTGGCCGCGATCGACCGGCTCGATCGCGAGGTCCTGCCCGTCGCCGTCCACCCGCTCGTGGGACGGCCGTCCGTCCACGCGTCGCTGATCCAGGGTGGCGAGGGACTCAGCACATATCCGCCGGCCTGCACGCTCGACGTGGAACGCCGGACGCTGCCCGGCGAGACCGCGGCCGGCGCGCAGCGCGAGCTCACGGCGATCCTGGAAGGCCTGCGTGCGGTCGACCCGGCATTCCGGGCTACGCTCGAAATCACCGGCAGCCGGCCCGGCCTCCAGGTGGAACCGCAGGCGCCGATCGTGCGCGCGCTCGAGGATGCGTGCCGGCGGGTGACGGGACAGTCTCCGCCGCACATCGGCGTCGCGTATTGGTGCGACGCGGCGCTCCTGGCGCAGCACGGGGTCCCGGCCGTCGTGTTCGGTCCGTCCGGCGAGGGGGCGCACGCCGCGGTCGAGTACGTCGATCTGCCGTCCGTGGTCACGTGCGCGCAGGTGTACGCGGAGACGATCGCGGCGTTCTGCGGAACCGGCGATGGGGCTGCTGACGCTCCTCTCTGA
- a CDS encoding YggT family protein yields MLFLISLISDAAQLLALLIIVRALLTWIPSVDYHHPVVRGIVRVTDPILLPIRRFVPPLGGMDVTPIAALLLIQVARYLLINIVAAAFGV; encoded by the coding sequence GTGTTGTTCCTCATCTCGCTCATTTCGGACGCGGCCCAGTTGCTGGCGCTGCTGATCATTGTGCGGGCCCTGCTGACGTGGATCCCGTCGGTCGACTACCACCATCCGGTCGTGCGGGGGATCGTCCGCGTCACGGACCCGATCCTGCTGCCGATCCGCCGGTTCGTGCCGCCGCTCGGCGGGATGGACGTCACGCCGATCGCCGCGCTCCTCCTGATCCAGGTCGCCCGCTACCTGCTGATCAATATCGTCGCCGCCGCCTTCGGCGTCTAA
- a CDS encoding aquaporin produces the protein MDSQPLWKPVLAELIGTFTLIFAGAGAIIANEATHGGVSLLGIALAHGLAIGVMVSALGVISGGHFNPAVTVGFLAAGRIAAARASAYLIAQLAGATLGGLALLATYPSGPAAAAHLGTPALAPGLSSGAGILLEAIGTFFLVAVVFGTAVHPGAPRLGGLAIGLTITMDILAFGPLTGAAVNPARAFGPALVSGAWADQLVYWIGPLIGGGVAGVLYGGVYLPAASK, from the coding sequence ATGGACTCACAGCCGCTGTGGAAGCCGGTGCTCGCGGAGTTGATCGGCACGTTCACGCTGATTTTTGCCGGCGCGGGCGCCATCATCGCGAACGAGGCCACGCACGGGGGCGTCAGCCTGCTCGGCATCGCGCTCGCGCACGGGCTCGCGATCGGGGTGATGGTGTCGGCGCTCGGGGTGATTTCAGGCGGCCACTTCAACCCGGCTGTGACGGTCGGCTTTCTCGCAGCGGGACGCATTGCCGCCGCGAGGGCGTCGGCGTATCTGATCGCGCAGCTGGCCGGAGCGACCCTCGGCGGCCTCGCGCTCCTCGCGACGTATCCGAGCGGTCCCGCCGCGGCGGCGCACCTCGGCACGCCCGCGCTGGCGCCGGGGTTGTCGAGCGGCGCGGGCATCCTGTTGGAGGCGATCGGGACTTTCTTTCTCGTGGCGGTGGTCTTCGGGACCGCCGTGCATCCCGGAGCGCCGCGGCTCGGCGGGCTCGCGATCGGCCTGACGATCACCATGGATATTCTGGCGTTTGGGCCGCTGACCGGCGCGGCGGTGAATCCGGCGCGGGCGTTCGGGCCGGCGCTCGTGTCCGGCGCCTGGGCCGATCAGCTCGTCTATTGGATCGGCCCCTTGATCGGAGGCGGTGTGGCCGGCGTGCTCTACGGCGGCGTTTACCTGCCGGCGGCCTCCAAGTAG
- a CDS encoding SAM-dependent chlorinase/fluorinase: MGLLTLLSDFGLDSPYPAAMKAVAAGICDARFVDITHAVPRHGVRTGAYLLWSVAPACPPGTVHCAVVDPGVGTARAPLAVAAGAQIFVGPDNGLLLPAAKRLGHAHVYRLTNPAYWRHPVSATFHGRDIFAPAAAYLASGVALEALGAPAPDYADLTLEEGGWDGSVLRGTVLWIDPFGNLVTSIPAALLAGLAGARHAAVEVGSRTAAAVVGRTFGDVEVGEAVIMKGSDGLVEVALNRGRAADALAASAGVPIRLRAADIGS, translated from the coding sequence ATGGGGCTGCTGACGCTCCTCTCTGATTTCGGCCTCGACTCTCCATATCCGGCCGCGATGAAGGCGGTCGCCGCCGGAATCTGCGACGCGCGCTTCGTCGATATCACCCACGCCGTACCGCGGCACGGCGTGCGCACCGGCGCGTACTTGCTGTGGTCGGTGGCGCCGGCGTGTCCCCCGGGGACGGTGCACTGCGCGGTCGTCGACCCCGGCGTCGGCACCGCGCGCGCGCCGCTCGCCGTCGCCGCCGGCGCGCAGATCTTCGTCGGACCCGACAACGGCCTCTTGCTGCCCGCCGCGAAGCGGCTCGGCCACGCGCACGTCTATCGCCTGACGAACCCCGCCTACTGGCGCCACCCGGTCTCGGCGACGTTTCACGGCCGGGACATCTTCGCGCCCGCCGCGGCGTATCTGGCGTCGGGCGTGGCGTTGGAGGCGCTCGGCGCGCCGGCGCCGGACTACGCCGACCTGACGCTCGAGGAGGGCGGCTGGGACGGATCGGTTCTGCGCGGGACGGTACTCTGGATCGATCCGTTCGGCAATCTTGTCACCAGTATCCCGGCGGCCCTCCTGGCCGGTCTCGCCGGCGCCCGGCATGCCGCCGTGGAGGTGGGGTCCAGGACCGCCGCCGCGGTCGTCGGACGTACGTTCGGCGATGTGGAGGTCGGAGAGGCGGTTATTATGAAGGGCAGCGACGGATTGGTGGAGGTTGCGCTCAACCGGGGACGCGCCGCAGATGCCCTGGCGGCGTCCGCGGGCGTTCCGATCCGGCTTCGTGCCGCGGATATCGGTTCCTGA
- a CDS encoding divergent polysaccharide deacetylase family protein codes for MPPRRAAPPARTAAPRLPRDNPEQSQTPVVVPAQSSPATPDHPRVAVIFDDAGYSLHTAREVMALPRPVTISVLPGLPFSTPIAEEAAARGVQVILHLPVQPDDPALDLGPGGVTVDMSDDAIAKTVAKDFATVPGAVGTNNHMGSRGTADLRVMRAILGVVKARRLFFVDSLTSPRSIAAETARAVGVPTAVRAVFLDNQDDETYVRAQFHALIRVAQTRGQAIAIGHVGKVTARVLRDMLPEFDEAGIQLVPVSALVR; via the coding sequence GTGCCGCCCCGCCGCGCTGCGCCGCCCGCTCGGACCGCCGCCCCCCGCCTTCCGCGCGACAACCCCGAGCAGTCGCAGACCCCCGTGGTCGTGCCCGCGCAGTCCTCGCCGGCCACGCCGGATCATCCCCGGGTCGCCGTCATCTTCGACGACGCGGGCTACAGCCTGCACACCGCGCGGGAGGTAATGGCGCTTCCGCGGCCGGTCACGATCTCCGTGCTGCCGGGCCTGCCGTTTTCAACGCCGATCGCCGAAGAAGCGGCGGCGCGCGGCGTGCAGGTCATCCTCCACCTGCCGGTTCAACCGGACGACCCGGCGCTCGACCTCGGACCCGGGGGCGTCACCGTCGACATGTCCGACGACGCGATCGCGAAGACGGTCGCGAAGGACTTCGCCACCGTCCCCGGCGCGGTGGGCACAAACAATCACATGGGCTCCCGCGGCACCGCCGATCTGCGCGTCATGCGCGCGATCCTCGGAGTCGTCAAGGCCCGAAGGCTGTTCTTCGTCGACAGCCTGACCTCGCCGCGGTCGATCGCGGCGGAGACCGCGCGCGCGGTCGGCGTGCCGACCGCGGTCCGCGCGGTCTTTCTCGACAACCAGGACGACGAGACGTACGTGCGCGCGCAGTTTCACGCGCTGATCCGGGTGGCGCAGACGCGCGGGCAGGCGATCGCGATCGGCCACGTCGGCAAGGTGACCGCGCGCGTCCTCCGCGACATGCTGCCGGAGTTCGACGAAGCCGGGATTCAGCTGGTCCCGGTGTCCGCCTTGGTGCGCTGA
- a CDS encoding hotdog domain-containing protein, whose translation MVQLVFPEHANPHGTLYGGRMMSWIATAGTLAASRFAHGLVVLGAMDDLDFLTPVHVGEIVTIDAQVEYAGRTSMEVGVAVQSEAPGRSAPRRTTSSHLAFIALDDRERPRSVGQTVTPSSRAEAAVHQAAEARKAARRARVQAHGPAEGIPAADVPAAGLGAGRAPRTHLAHLVTPEDAFSGTLMFAGKVLTLLDEAAAITAARYARGPVVTASLDTVYFYHPLRVGEIADAAAAVTFVSRTSAEIGVRVDGEQPGRERHHTCAAYLTMVHVDDADRPAPMPSLPAPAGAARRAWLAAAMRTRARKERVAALRAGCDAH comes from the coding sequence ATGGTCCAGCTCGTTTTCCCCGAACACGCCAACCCGCACGGCACCCTCTACGGAGGCCGCATGATGTCGTGGATTGCGACGGCGGGCACGCTGGCCGCGTCGCGCTTCGCCCACGGTCTCGTCGTGCTCGGCGCCATGGACGACCTGGATTTTCTTACGCCCGTGCACGTCGGTGAGATCGTCACGATCGACGCGCAGGTTGAGTACGCCGGACGGACCTCGATGGAGGTCGGTGTCGCGGTCCAATCCGAGGCGCCGGGCCGCTCCGCGCCCAGGCGCACGACGTCGTCCCACCTGGCCTTCATCGCGCTCGACGATCGGGAACGTCCGCGTTCGGTCGGGCAGACGGTGACCCCGAGCTCGCGCGCCGAGGCGGCGGTGCACCAGGCGGCTGAGGCCCGCAAGGCGGCGCGCCGCGCGCGGGTGCAGGCGCACGGCCCGGCGGAGGGGATCCCGGCCGCGGATGTGCCCGCGGCCGGCCTGGGGGCCGGCCGCGCGCCGCGGACGCATCTCGCCCACCTCGTGACGCCCGAAGACGCCTTCAGCGGCACGCTGATGTTTGCGGGCAAGGTCCTGACGCTGCTCGACGAGGCGGCCGCGATCACGGCCGCCCGCTACGCGCGGGGTCCCGTTGTCACCGCCTCGCTTGATACGGTGTACTTCTACCATCCGCTGCGCGTGGGGGAGATCGCGGACGCGGCCGCGGCGGTGACCTTCGTGTCGCGGACGTCCGCCGAGATCGGCGTGCGCGTAGACGGAGAGCAGCCCGGGCGGGAGCGGCATCACACCTGTGCCGCGTACCTCACGATGGTGCACGTGGACGACGCGGACCGGCCGGCGCCGATGCCGTCGTTGCCGGCGCCGGCGGGCGCCGCGCGGCGCGCCTGGCTGGCCGCGGCGATGCGCACCCGCGCGCGGAAGGAGCGGGTGGCCGCGCTGCGTGCCGGATGCGATGCTCATTAG